Proteins encoded in a region of the Abyssibacter profundi genome:
- a CDS encoding MMPL family transporter, protein MPLWARGRWLVLAALTAWAVAWLVQSGPGPAIDVSTERLQSTPGPPIDHVLVLGWHGDTPITAAQLAAIDARASDLRALPAVSDVKLPTQLAPNIGRIDAASLSQHPLIRDRWVSADGTALLGRIESHAGTDLTQLADAVLALSRIDGLSTSITAPQLLDQAQAQVIETGLSRLLVGGSAGFILLMLLLWRSLRAAAGIVLSMVVSLLWTLAAQRALGIPLDMVTLIAPALTATLTLAYAMHLIASSASTDTLTEAVRAVRQPMLLTAATTIAGLLALALSPAPAIRDFALLASLGAGFSALSVLTVLPLVLRTRARKPHWRRGWPQLLQPVLGLAARLTAHGSKRLLFVWALLLIGLAVGAVRVTHELDPMRGLPTQDPARQNFERLNHAVGGLQTLDIEIALDRPQAWIEPGAHATLKQLEQTLEANARVGTVFTHLDHARAASQWFGQKDADLPAGPALAQLLVFGTSDSVYDRIDRRFRVARLQLSTPVTGSGEAAQLLDDIDQALAGLRRSLPSATTTVRGSLQRLQASAEALAKSQSRSLLLALAAMWVLLGILFASARTGLLLLLPNTLPLLAFFGFIGWSGLQLGPVTGLAACVVLGIAVDDTLHYFARYHALARRRAAERPAAIEALEQTLLPITMTTLALIVGFICLMATALEAHLQFGLLCALALMVAWCCDVFLTPLLAARMRFVTLWDTLRLDLGTDPQHQIPLLAGLSKRQARTFALLTDLQTRPAGAVIMRAGDHSDECFVVIDGELRVDRDRADRDWHVATLGRGALVGEVGLFQQARTANVVAQSPVRLIRFSSADLRQLVRQAPRIAAVVMFNLNAIQAERRSQDSRAYLGDAPTN, encoded by the coding sequence ATGCCCCTGTGGGCCCGAGGCCGATGGCTTGTTCTGGCGGCGCTCACGGCCTGGGCCGTGGCGTGGCTGGTCCAGTCTGGTCCTGGCCCGGCGATTGATGTCTCGACCGAGCGCCTGCAATCGACGCCTGGCCCGCCCATAGACCACGTGTTGGTGCTGGGCTGGCACGGCGACACCCCGATCACCGCGGCGCAACTCGCTGCCATTGACGCACGGGCGTCCGATCTACGCGCCCTGCCCGCCGTCAGCGACGTGAAACTGCCAACCCAGCTTGCCCCGAACATCGGCCGCATCGACGCCGCATCGCTGTCGCAGCACCCGCTGATCAGAGACCGATGGGTTAGCGCAGATGGTACGGCGCTGCTCGGCCGGATCGAGTCGCATGCCGGTACCGACCTGACCCAGCTGGCAGACGCGGTGCTCGCGCTGAGTCGCATCGACGGACTCAGCACCTCAATCACCGCTCCCCAGCTGCTGGATCAGGCCCAGGCGCAGGTGATCGAAACCGGGCTTTCACGGCTGCTGGTCGGTGGCAGCGCCGGATTCATTCTCCTGATGCTGCTGCTGTGGCGCAGCCTGCGCGCGGCCGCTGGCATTGTCCTGAGCATGGTTGTCAGCCTGCTCTGGACACTGGCCGCGCAGCGGGCGCTGGGCATTCCACTGGACATGGTGACGCTGATCGCGCCCGCGCTAACGGCCACACTGACGCTGGCCTACGCCATGCACCTCATCGCCAGCTCGGCGAGCACGGACACCCTGACGGAGGCCGTTCGAGCCGTACGCCAGCCGATGCTGCTCACGGCCGCGACCACCATCGCGGGCCTGCTGGCGCTCGCGCTCAGCCCGGCGCCAGCCATCCGAGACTTCGCCCTGCTGGCCAGCCTCGGCGCCGGGTTCTCGGCGCTGAGCGTGCTCACCGTGCTGCCGCTGGTGCTGCGCACACGTGCCCGCAAACCGCACTGGCGGCGTGGCTGGCCGCAGCTGCTCCAACCCGTACTCGGGCTGGCCGCCCGTCTGACAGCCCATGGATCCAAGCGATTGTTGTTCGTCTGGGCCTTGCTGCTCATCGGACTCGCCGTAGGCGCGGTGCGTGTGACCCACGAACTTGATCCGATGCGCGGCCTGCCCACACAAGACCCCGCCCGTCAGAACTTCGAGCGACTCAATCACGCGGTGGGCGGATTACAGACGCTGGACATCGAGATCGCCCTGGACCGACCCCAGGCCTGGATCGAGCCCGGCGCGCACGCCACCTTGAAGCAGCTAGAGCAGACGCTGGAGGCCAACGCCCGTGTCGGTACGGTTTTCACGCATCTGGACCATGCCCGCGCGGCAAGCCAGTGGTTCGGCCAAAAGGATGCCGACCTGCCCGCGGGTCCAGCATTGGCTCAACTGCTGGTGTTCGGTACCAGCGATTCGGTGTATGACCGGATCGATCGCAGGTTTCGGGTTGCACGCCTGCAGCTCAGCACGCCTGTCACCGGCTCCGGCGAGGCTGCCCAGCTACTCGACGACATCGACCAGGCACTGGCCGGTCTCCGGCGGAGCCTGCCCTCGGCCACCACCACGGTCCGTGGCAGCCTGCAACGGCTGCAGGCTTCGGCGGAAGCGCTTGCAAAAAGTCAGAGTCGCTCGCTGCTGCTGGCGCTGGCGGCCATGTGGGTGTTGCTCGGCATCCTCTTCGCCTCGGCCCGCACCGGACTGCTGCTGTTGCTGCCGAACACCCTGCCCCTGCTGGCCTTCTTCGGCTTCATTGGCTGGTCGGGCCTGCAACTGGGGCCGGTGACTGGACTGGCTGCCTGCGTGGTGCTGGGTATCGCCGTGGACGACACGCTGCACTACTTCGCGCGCTACCACGCCCTGGCCCGTCGCCGCGCAGCGGAACGTCCGGCGGCCATCGAGGCCCTGGAGCAAACACTGCTGCCGATCACAATGACCACGCTGGCGCTGATCGTCGGCTTCATCTGCCTGATGGCCACCGCTCTGGAAGCACATCTGCAATTCGGCTTGCTCTGCGCGCTGGCACTCATGGTCGCCTGGTGTTGCGACGTGTTTCTCACCCCGCTACTGGCCGCGCGCATGCGCTTTGTCACGCTGTGGGACACGCTACGCCTGGACCTGGGCACCGATCCCCAGCATCAGATTCCCCTGCTGGCCGGACTGAGCAAACGACAGGCCCGCACCTTCGCCCTGCTGACCGATTTGCAGACAAGACCCGCTGGCGCCGTGATCATGCGTGCCGGCGACCACAGCGACGAGTGTTTTGTCGTCATCGATGGCGAACTGCGCGTGGATCGAGACCGGGCAGACCGGGATTGGCATGTCGCCACACTCGGCCGTGGCGCGCTGGTCGGCGAGGTCGGACTGTTTCAGCAGGCACGGACGGCCAATGTGGTCGCCCAATCACCGGTCCGCCTGATTCGCTTCAGCAGTGCTGATCTGCGGCAGCTGGTGCGCCAGGCCCCACGGATTGCCGCAGTCGTCATGTTCAATCTCAATGCCATTCAGGCCGAGCGCCGCAGCCAGGACAGCCGCGCCTATCTCGGCGACGCGCCGACGAACTGA
- a CDS encoding outer membrane lipoprotein-sorting protein, whose translation MTEHRADLRPRPHLTARLASLVALLCLWAAPAAAQLESAEDVTLCMNGNVPQETFSQMLGITTYDGASIERRMVIQMYGRRIGERAINLMLHVLRPEELAGTRYLLRSGVEHDDVRIYLPSLRATREIDGEMVWSNLWGTDFSYVDLKQIFGVFSQAHVAREDDGMLGDRPVYRLAVRPAQRNASPYGRIISHVDQRTCLALRVDFFAPDGHQLKQLQLNPEILSKEDGRFVGHEWTMQDLRTPNRRTELHLGDVRYHADLNDAAFDPRLFMTVE comes from the coding sequence ATGACAGAACATCGCGCTGACCTTCGTCCACGCCCCCACCTGACCGCGCGACTGGCCAGTCTGGTCGCTCTTCTGTGCCTTTGGGCAGCGCCGGCTGCGGCGCAGCTGGAGTCGGCCGAAGATGTCACCCTATGCATGAACGGCAACGTTCCCCAGGAAACGTTCTCGCAGATGCTGGGGATTACGACTTATGACGGCGCCAGCATCGAGCGACGCATGGTGATCCAGATGTACGGTCGCCGGATCGGCGAACGCGCCATCAACCTGATGCTGCACGTACTACGCCCAGAGGAGCTGGCCGGCACCCGCTACCTGCTGCGCAGCGGCGTGGAACACGACGATGTCCGCATTTACCTGCCCAGCCTGCGCGCCACGCGGGAAATTGATGGTGAGATGGTGTGGAGCAACCTCTGGGGCACGGATTTCAGCTACGTTGACCTCAAACAGATTTTCGGGGTGTTCAGCCAAGCCCATGTCGCACGCGAAGACGACGGGATGCTGGGTGACCGCCCCGTATATCGACTCGCGGTCCGACCCGCACAGCGCAACGCCTCGCCCTATGGGCGCATCATCAGCCATGTCGACCAGCGCACATGCTTGGCACTCCGTGTCGATTTCTTTGCACCAGACGGGCATCAGCTCAAGCAGCTCCAACTCAATCCGGAGATTCTGTCCAAGGAAGACGGCCGTTTCGTCGGGCACGAATGGACCATGCAGGACCTGCGCACCCCGAACAGACGCACGGAGCTGCACCTGGGTGATGTCCGCTATCACGCCGACCTGAACGATGCCGCATTCGATCCGCGCCTGTTCATGACCGTCGAGTAA
- a CDS encoding glycerophosphodiester phosphodiesterase, whose amino-acid sequence MDDLLMRGVDAVMAALPRRPPPPTRLEAARIISHRGERPTPAVRENTYAAFDPLRDSGVWGLEFDIRFTADGVPVVYHDEDLQRVHGRGERLDQLSQTTLASIAPDIPTAAGFVQRYARRFHLMIEIKQEPYPDEAAYCRALMEALGSLEPGRDFHLMSLHPAMMDRFVDVPESAKISIARFNIAQISDHVLTRRQAAIGAHYALLTGRRARQHLAAGQELALGFPRSRNSLSREIQRGANWLFTNEALAMQQALEQLKAQRPVP is encoded by the coding sequence ATGGATGACCTGCTCATGCGTGGTGTCGATGCGGTCATGGCAGCCCTGCCGCGCCGCCCGCCGCCACCGACCCGGCTGGAGGCCGCCCGGATCATCTCGCATCGCGGAGAACGTCCGACGCCCGCCGTCCGCGAGAACACCTATGCCGCCTTTGATCCACTGCGGGACTCGGGGGTCTGGGGGCTGGAGTTCGATATCCGATTTACTGCCGACGGCGTGCCTGTCGTCTACCACGACGAGGACTTGCAGCGCGTGCACGGACGCGGCGAACGGCTGGACCAACTGTCGCAGACGACGCTCGCTTCCATTGCACCAGACATCCCCACGGCAGCCGGGTTTGTCCAGCGCTATGCCCGGCGCTTCCACCTGATGATCGAGATCAAGCAGGAGCCCTATCCGGACGAGGCCGCGTACTGCCGAGCCCTGATGGAGGCGCTCGGCTCGCTGGAGCCGGGACGAGACTTCCATTTAATGAGTCTGCACCCCGCCATGATGGACCGCTTTGTCGACGTTCCGGAATCGGCCAAGATCAGCATTGCCCGGTTCAACATCGCCCAGATTAGCGACCATGTACTGACGCGCCGCCAGGCCGCCATCGGCGCGCATTACGCGCTGCTCACCGGTCGACGGGCGCGGCAACACCTGGCGGCTGGCCAGGAGCTGGCACTGGGATTCCCCCGCTCACGCAACAGCCTGAGCCGCGAAATCCAGCGCGGCGCCAATTGGCTGTTCACAAACGAGGCCTTGGCCATGCAGCAGGCCCTGGAGCAACTCAAGGCACAACGGCCCGTCCCGTGA
- the metC gene encoding cystathionine beta-lyase translates to MTRKPRTRLAHLGRNPARDQGLVNTPVGRASTVVFPTLAELRAATARPQEGVFYGRFGTHNRHDLEAAVADLDGADGAVAVPSGLAACVLAILSQVRNGDDVLVSDNVYWPTRKSCDDLLQRLGVTVRYFDPAIGGDIAQLIQANTRLIYLESPGSVTFEVSDVPAICRAAQAAGCVTALDNTWATSLGFDAIGHGVDLVVHAATKYLVGHSDAMLGVVSGSGAALQRVRDGSMQLGHSVSPDDCALALRGLRTLAVRLDQHTRSALRVCEWLSEQPEVQDILFPPWPADAGHALWSRDFAGGCGLMAIRLTALDEQQLAAFVDGFELFALGYSWGGYESLILPTDPRPLRSASPWTQPGQLIRLHIGLEAVEDLLEDLAAGFQRLRLVL, encoded by the coding sequence GTGACTCGCAAACCTCGAACCCGCCTGGCACATCTGGGGCGCAACCCGGCGCGCGACCAGGGGCTGGTCAATACACCGGTGGGGCGCGCATCCACCGTGGTCTTTCCGACACTGGCCGAGCTTCGGGCCGCGACAGCGCGCCCGCAGGAGGGCGTGTTCTACGGCCGTTTTGGCACCCACAACCGGCATGACCTAGAGGCTGCAGTCGCCGACCTCGACGGTGCGGACGGGGCGGTGGCGGTGCCGTCGGGTTTGGCCGCCTGTGTGCTGGCGATTCTGTCTCAGGTCCGCAACGGCGACGACGTGCTGGTCTCGGACAATGTTTACTGGCCGACGCGCAAGAGTTGCGATGATCTGTTGCAGCGGCTGGGGGTCACGGTTCGCTATTTTGATCCCGCCATCGGCGGTGATATCGCGCAACTCATCCAGGCGAACACCCGGTTGATTTACCTTGAGTCACCGGGTTCGGTCACCTTCGAGGTGTCGGATGTGCCGGCCATTTGCCGGGCCGCTCAGGCGGCCGGGTGCGTGACCGCGCTCGATAACACCTGGGCCACATCGCTGGGCTTCGATGCCATTGGTCATGGCGTGGATCTGGTTGTGCACGCGGCCACCAAGTACCTGGTGGGACACTCCGACGCCATGCTAGGCGTGGTATCGGGTTCGGGGGCCGCGCTGCAGCGCGTGCGGGATGGCTCCATGCAGCTGGGGCATAGCGTCTCCCCAGATGACTGCGCGCTGGCCCTGCGCGGGCTGCGCACCCTGGCCGTGCGGCTTGATCAACACACCCGATCAGCGCTACGGGTCTGCGAATGGCTATCCGAACAGCCCGAGGTGCAGGACATCCTGTTCCCGCCCTGGCCGGCGGATGCCGGACACGCCCTTTGGTCGCGCGACTTTGCCGGCGGCTGTGGGCTCATGGCGATCCGGCTGACCGCCCTGGACGAACAGCAGCTGGCCGCGTTTGTCGATGGCTTCGAACTCTTTGCCCTGGGCTACAGCTGGGGTGGGTACGAAAGCCTCATCCTGCCCACCGACCCGCGCCCGCTGCGATCGGCAAGCCCTTGGACCCAACCCGGCCAGCTGATTCGGCTGCATATCGGGCTGGAGGCAGTCGAGGACCTGCTCGAGGACCTTGCCGCGGGCTTTCAGCGACTGCGCTTAGTCCTATAA